A region from the Triticum aestivum cultivar Chinese Spring chromosome 3D, IWGSC CS RefSeq v2.1, whole genome shotgun sequence genome encodes:
- the LOC123079694 gene encoding ubiquitin-conjugating enzyme E2 7 has translation MATASSQASLLLQKQLRDLAKHPVDGFSAGLVDDSNVFEWQVTIIGPPETLYDGGYFNAIMSFPQNYPNSPPTVRFTSEMWHPNVYPDGRVCISILHPPGDDPNGYELASERWTPVHTVESIVLSIISMLSSPNDESPANIEAAKDWREKQDEFKKKVRRAVRKSQEML, from the exons ATGGCCACCGCCTCCAGCCAGGCGAGCCTCCTCCTCCAGAAGCAGCTCCGAG ATCTCGCGAAGCACCCCGTCGATGGGTTTTCAGCCGGGCTCGTCGACGACAGCAACGTCTTCGAGTGGCAGGTCACCATCATCGGCCCGCCCGAGACCCTATA TGATGGAGGCTATTTCAATGCAATAATGAGCTTCCCACAAAATTATCCGAACAGCCCTCCAACAGTCAGATTCACTTCTGAAATGTGGCATCCTAATG tttatCCGGATGGGCGGGTATGCATTTCTATTCTTCATCCACCTGGTGATGATCCCAACGGATACGAGCTCGCGAGTGAGCGTTGGACACCAGTCCATACG GTTGAGAGTATAGTATTAAGCATCATTTCGATGCTTTCTAGTCCAAATGATGAATCACCGGCAAATATTGAAGCAGCT AAGGACTGGAGAGAGAAGCAGGATGAGTTCAAGAAGAAGGTCAGGCGCGCCGTACGGAAATCCCAGGAAATGCTCTGA